The following are encoded together in the Streptomyces sp. NBC_01465 genome:
- a CDS encoding DEAD/DEAH box helicase, with protein MTEDLSPAERYAAARIRAAEEATSLAPFRGMYDFDLDPFQIEACQALEAGKGVLVAAPTGSGKTIVGEFAVHLALEQGRKCFYTTPIKALSNQKYADLAKRYGADKVGLLTGDNSVNSDAPVVVMTTEVLRNMLYAGSQALVGLGYVVMDEVHYLSDRFRGAVWEEVIIHLPESVTLVSLSATVSNAEEFGDWLDTVRGDTEVIVSEHRPVPLWQHVLAGRKMFDLFEESTDHGGRGGARREVNPDLLRMARQENQNTYNPRDRRRGKMVREADRERERRSRSRIWTPSRAEVIDRLDNEGLLPAITFIFSRAGCEAAVQQCLHAGLRLNKEEARHTVREIVEERTASIPREDLHVLGYYEWLEGLERGIAAHHAGMLPTFKEVVEELFVKGLVKAVFATETLALGINMPARSVVLEKLVKWNGEQHADITPGEYTQLTGRAGRRGIDVEGHAVVLWQRAMDPGALAGLAGTRTYPLRSSFRPSYNMAVNLVQQFGRHRSRELLETSFAQFQADRSVVGISKQVQKNEEGIEGYREGMTCHLGDFEEYARLRRDLKDRETELAKQGVAQKWAAAASALEKLKAGDVIHVPTGKFAGLALVLDPGIPAGRANGHRGFENQDGPRPLVLTAERQVKRLASMDFPVPVEALDTMRIPKSFNPRSPQSRRDLASALRAKAGHVRPEKQRRGRAAAADDREIARLRSELRAHPCHGCDEREDHARWAERYHRLQRDTQQLERRIEGRTNTIARTFDRIHALLTELDYLRGDEATVHGKRLARLYGELDLLASECIREGVWEGLNPAELAACISALVFEARQSDDAVAPKVPSGNAKAALGDMVRIWGRLDALEEDFKINQTEGVGQREPDLGFAWAVYQWASGKGLDEVLREAEMPAGDFVRWCKQVIDVLGQIAAAAPREDSTVAKNARKAVDAVLRGVVAYSSVG; from the coding sequence ATGACCGAGGACCTTTCGCCTGCTGAGCGATACGCAGCTGCACGCATCCGAGCTGCTGAGGAGGCCACTTCGCTGGCCCCCTTCCGTGGCATGTACGACTTCGATCTCGACCCGTTCCAGATCGAGGCGTGTCAGGCCCTGGAGGCCGGCAAGGGTGTGCTCGTCGCGGCACCCACCGGCTCGGGCAAGACCATTGTCGGCGAGTTCGCCGTGCACCTGGCCCTGGAGCAGGGCCGAAAATGCTTCTACACCACCCCCATCAAGGCCCTGTCCAACCAGAAGTACGCCGACCTCGCCAAGCGCTACGGCGCCGACAAGGTCGGGCTGCTCACCGGTGACAACAGCGTCAACTCCGATGCGCCCGTGGTCGTCATGACCACCGAGGTCCTGCGGAACATGCTGTACGCCGGATCGCAGGCGCTGGTCGGACTCGGCTATGTGGTGATGGACGAGGTGCACTACCTCTCCGACCGCTTCCGGGGCGCCGTCTGGGAGGAAGTGATCATTCACCTCCCGGAGTCGGTGACGCTCGTTTCGCTCTCGGCGACCGTCTCCAACGCCGAGGAGTTCGGCGACTGGCTGGACACCGTGCGCGGCGACACCGAAGTGATCGTCTCCGAGCACCGGCCCGTGCCGCTGTGGCAGCACGTGCTCGCCGGGCGGAAGATGTTCGACCTCTTCGAGGAGTCCACCGACCACGGTGGCCGGGGCGGCGCCCGACGCGAGGTCAATCCGGACCTGCTGCGGATGGCCCGGCAGGAGAACCAGAACACGTACAACCCGCGCGACCGGCGCCGCGGCAAGATGGTGCGCGAGGCGGACCGCGAGCGCGAGCGGCGCTCGCGCAGCCGGATCTGGACGCCGAGCCGGGCCGAGGTCATCGACCGGCTCGACAACGAGGGCCTGCTGCCCGCGATCACCTTCATCTTCAGCCGGGCCGGCTGCGAAGCCGCCGTACAGCAGTGCCTGCACGCGGGGCTGCGGCTCAACAAGGAAGAGGCGCGGCACACGGTCCGGGAGATCGTCGAGGAGCGTACGGCGTCGATCCCGCGCGAGGACCTGCATGTTCTGGGGTACTACGAGTGGCTCGAAGGCCTGGAGCGGGGCATCGCCGCGCACCACGCGGGGATGCTGCCGACCTTCAAGGAGGTCGTCGAGGAGCTCTTCGTGAAGGGGCTCGTCAAGGCCGTCTTCGCCACCGAGACCCTGGCGCTCGGCATCAACATGCCTGCCAGATCAGTGGTGTTGGAGAAGCTCGTCAAGTGGAACGGCGAGCAGCACGCCGACATCACCCCCGGTGAGTACACCCAGCTGACCGGGCGGGCCGGGCGGCGCGGGATCGACGTCGAGGGCCATGCGGTGGTGCTGTGGCAGCGCGCCATGGACCCGGGCGCCCTTGCGGGGCTCGCGGGGACGCGTACGTATCCGCTGCGGTCCAGCTTCCGGCCCTCGTACAACATGGCTGTGAACCTGGTGCAGCAGTTCGGGCGCCACCGGTCGAGGGAGCTCCTGGAGACGTCCTTCGCGCAGTTCCAGGCCGACCGGTCCGTCGTCGGGATCTCCAAGCAGGTCCAGAAGAACGAAGAGGGCATCGAGGGCTACCGGGAGGGCATGACCTGCCATCTCGGGGACTTCGAGGAGTACGCGCGGCTGCGCCGCGACCTCAAGGACCGCGAGACCGAGCTGGCCAAGCAGGGTGTGGCGCAGAAGTGGGCGGCGGCTGCGAGCGCGCTGGAGAAGCTCAAGGCGGGCGACGTCATTCATGTGCCGACCGGGAAGTTCGCCGGGCTCGCGCTGGTCCTCGACCCGGGGATTCCGGCGGGGCGGGCCAACGGGCACCGGGGATTCGAGAATCAGGACGGGCCCAGGCCTCTGGTGCTGACCGCCGAGCGGCAGGTCAAGCGGCTGGCGTCGATGGACTTCCCCGTACCGGTCGAGGCCCTCGACACGATGCGGATCCCGAAGTCCTTCAACCCGCGCTCGCCCCAGTCGCGGCGGGACCTGGCGTCGGCGCTGCGCGCCAAGGCCGGACACGTACGGCCCGAGAAGCAGCGGCGCGGGCGTGCGGCCGCCGCCGACGACCGGGAGATCGCCCGGCTGCGCAGCGAACTGCGGGCGCACCCCTGCCACGGCTGCGACGAGCGCGAGGACCATGCGCGCTGGGCGGAGCGCTACCACCGGCTGCAGCGGGACACCCAGCAGCTGGAGCGGCGTATCGAGGGCCGGACGAACACCATCGCCCGTACCTTCGACCGGATCCATGCCCTGCTGACCGAGCTGGACTATCTGCGCGGCGACGAGGCGACCGTGCACGGGAAGCGGCTGGCGCGGCTCTACGGCGAGCTCGACCTGCTGGCCAGTGAGTGCATCCGCGAAGGCGTGTGGGAGGGGCTCAACCCGGCCGAACTGGCCGCCTGCATCTCGGCGTTGGTGTTCGAGGCCCGGCAGTCGGACGACGCGGTCGCGCCCAAGGTGCCTTCGGGGAACGCGAAGGCCGCGCTCGGTGACATGGTCCGTATCTGGGGCCGTCTCGACGCCCTGGAAGAGGACTTCAAGATCAACCAGACGGAGGGGGTCGGACAGCGCGAGCCCGATCTCGGCTTCGCCTGGGCCGTGTACCAGTGGGCTTCCGGCAAGGGGCTCGACGAGGTGCTGCGCGAGGCGGAGATGCCGGCCGGGGACTTCGTCCGCTGGTGCAAGCAGGTCATCGACGTACTGGGGCAGATCGCCGCGGCGGCGCCGCGCGAGGACTCGACCGTTGCGAAGAACGCGCGCAAGGCGGTCGATGCGGTGCTGCGGGGTGTGGTGGCGTACAGCTCGGTCGGCTGA
- a CDS encoding LLM class flavin-dependent oxidoreductase, protein MPVEFLGIAATNEGSEVTPRTGPSFDKEYTLKLARAHQDYGWDRVLFAYGSGSPDPSPAAAYIAARTETLQILVAHRPNVSYPTFAAKTFATLDRISDGRLAVHFITGGNDHEQQREGDFLTKDERYARTREAIQIIKKAWTSHDPFDHEGTHYRFNDFVSDTFPVQQPHPLVSFGGSSPAAYAAGGAEADIYCLWGEPLAETAEQIESVKAAAKAAGRTDVPRIQVAFRPIIAPTEELAWEKAHRTLDRIKARKAGAPLSRRHPLKNPENSGSQRLLAVADRGERHDRALWTPTSAETGGAGNSTALVGTPETVAQALLDYYDLGVEILSARGYDLLDDAIDFGRHVIPIVREEVAKRDAARAATAA, encoded by the coding sequence ATGCCCGTCGAGTTTCTCGGCATAGCCGCAACCAACGAAGGCTCCGAAGTCACGCCCCGCACCGGGCCGTCCTTCGACAAGGAGTACACGCTCAAGCTGGCCCGCGCCCACCAGGACTACGGCTGGGACCGCGTCCTGTTCGCGTACGGATCGGGATCGCCCGACCCCTCCCCCGCCGCCGCGTACATCGCGGCCCGCACCGAGACGCTGCAGATCCTGGTCGCGCACCGGCCGAACGTCTCGTACCCCACCTTCGCGGCCAAGACCTTCGCGACGCTCGACCGGATCAGCGACGGCCGGCTCGCCGTGCACTTCATCACCGGCGGCAACGACCACGAGCAGCAGCGCGAGGGCGACTTCCTCACCAAGGACGAGCGATACGCCCGTACCCGCGAGGCCATCCAGATCATCAAGAAGGCGTGGACGAGCCACGACCCCTTCGACCACGAGGGCACGCACTACCGTTTCAACGACTTCGTGAGCGACACCTTCCCCGTCCAACAGCCGCACCCGCTCGTCTCGTTCGGCGGATCGTCGCCCGCCGCGTACGCAGCAGGCGGCGCGGAGGCGGACATCTACTGCCTCTGGGGCGAACCCCTCGCAGAGACCGCCGAGCAGATCGAATCGGTGAAGGCAGCGGCGAAGGCAGCCGGCCGCACCGACGTCCCCCGCATCCAGGTCGCCTTCCGCCCGATCATCGCGCCCACCGAGGAACTGGCCTGGGAGAAGGCCCACCGCACCCTGGACCGCATCAAGGCCCGGAAGGCCGGTGCACCGCTCTCCCGCCGCCACCCGCTGAAGAACCCGGAGAACTCCGGCTCCCAGCGTCTGCTCGCCGTCGCGGACCGGGGCGAGCGCCACGACCGCGCCCTGTGGACGCCGACCTCTGCGGAGACCGGCGGCGCGGGCAACTCGACGGCTCTGGTGGGCACTCCGGAGACCGTCGCCCAGGCGCTGCTCGACTACTACGACCTGGGCGTGGAGATCCTCTCGGCCCGCGGCTACGACCTGCTCGACGACGCGATCGACTTCGGGCGGCACGTCATCCCGATCGTCCGCGAAGAGGTCGCCAAGCGCGACGCGGCCAGGGCAGCCACCGCCGCGTAA
- the tatA gene encoding Sec-independent protein translocase subunit TatA: protein MFGRLGAPEIILILVVIVLLFGAKKLPDMARSLGKSARILKSEAKAMKSDGNATAPAEPAQQPAQSTEAPRTIQASPGDVTSARPVTEPTDSTQR from the coding sequence ATGTTCGGAAGGCTCGGCGCACCCGAGATCATCCTGATCCTCGTCGTCATCGTCCTGCTGTTCGGCGCGAAGAAGCTTCCGGACATGGCCCGTTCGCTGGGCAAGTCCGCCCGCATCCTCAAGAGCGAGGCCAAGGCCATGAAGTCGGACGGCAACGCGACCGCTCCGGCCGAGCCGGCGCAGCAGCCGGCCCAGTCCACCGAGGCCCCTCGTACGATCCAGGCGTCGCCCGGTGATGTCACCAGCGCCCGCCCGGTCACCGAGCCCACGGACTCCACGCAGCGCTGA
- a CDS encoding allophanate hydrolase, with the protein MHAATHRIRAAYARIAATDRPELWITLRPQADVEAEAATTDPQLPLAGRLFAVKGNIDSAGLPTTAGCPSYAYTPQQDAPVVASLKAAGALLIGTTNLDQFATGLVGTRSPYGAVRNAVDPTRISGGSSSGSAVATALGIVDFALGTDTAGSGRVPAALNGIVGLKPTYGLVPTEGVVPACASLDCVTVFARTLPEAEQALAHMTTGPATTPPPRRPGPYRIAVPATAQLGEMDKNWPEAYEAAAARLASAGAQLLPIDLTPFTEAAAMLYEGAFVAERYTAVGAFVDKDTPDLDPTVAAIINRARDIPAHRLYADQAALAALRDRALAALGDADALLLPTAPGHPTLAEVAAEPFSTNARLGRFTNSTNLFGLSAAAVPAGEVDGLPFGVMLIGPAHADERLTKIAALLTPPTRIAVVGAHLTGEPLNPQLLSLGAQFDSTTTTAPTYRLYALPTTPPKPGLVRTTPDNGATVETELWHLPPQGLGALVAALPRPMAIGAVELADGTTVPGFLCEPAALEGAEDITSYGGWRAYRKG; encoded by the coding sequence ATGCACGCCGCCACCCATCGCATCCGCGCCGCATACGCCCGCATCGCCGCCACCGACCGCCCCGAACTCTGGATCACCCTCCGCCCCCAGGCCGACGTGGAAGCCGAAGCAGCAACCACAGACCCCCAACTCCCCCTCGCAGGCCGCCTCTTCGCCGTCAAGGGCAACATCGACTCCGCCGGCCTCCCCACCACCGCAGGCTGCCCCTCCTACGCGTACACCCCACAACAAGACGCCCCCGTCGTAGCAAGCCTCAAGGCAGCCGGCGCCCTCCTCATCGGCACGACGAACCTCGACCAGTTCGCCACCGGCCTGGTCGGCACCCGCTCCCCCTACGGCGCCGTGCGCAACGCCGTCGACCCCACGCGCATCAGCGGCGGCTCCAGCTCAGGTTCGGCCGTGGCGACAGCCCTCGGCATCGTCGACTTCGCGCTCGGCACCGACACCGCCGGGTCGGGCCGCGTCCCCGCCGCCCTCAACGGCATCGTCGGCCTGAAGCCCACCTACGGCCTCGTCCCCACCGAAGGCGTCGTGCCCGCCTGCGCGAGCCTGGACTGCGTCACCGTCTTCGCCCGTACGCTCCCGGAGGCCGAACAGGCCCTCGCCCACATGACCACAGGCCCGGCGACGACCCCACCACCCCGCCGCCCCGGCCCGTACCGCATCGCGGTCCCCGCCACCGCCCAGCTCGGCGAGATGGACAAGAACTGGCCCGAGGCGTACGAAGCCGCCGCAGCCCGCCTCGCATCGGCGGGCGCCCAGCTCCTCCCCATCGACCTCACCCCCTTCACCGAAGCCGCCGCCATGCTCTACGAGGGCGCCTTCGTGGCCGAGCGCTACACCGCAGTGGGTGCCTTCGTCGACAAAGACACCCCCGACCTCGACCCCACAGTCGCCGCGATCATCAACCGGGCCCGCGACATCCCCGCCCACCGCCTCTACGCCGACCAGGCCGCGCTGGCCGCCCTCCGCGACCGCGCACTCGCCGCCCTCGGCGACGCGGACGCACTCCTCCTGCCCACCGCCCCCGGCCACCCCACCCTCGCCGAAGTAGCAGCCGAACCCTTCTCCACCAACGCCCGCCTCGGCCGCTTCACCAACTCCACCAACCTCTTCGGCCTCAGCGCGGCAGCCGTCCCCGCGGGCGAGGTCGACGGGCTCCCCTTCGGCGTGATGCTGATCGGCCCTGCCCACGCGGACGAACGCCTGACCAAGATCGCAGCCCTCCTCACCCCGCCCACTCGCATCGCGGTCGTAGGAGCCCACCTCACGGGCGAGCCCCTCAACCCCCAACTGCTCTCCCTCGGCGCCCAGTTCGACAGCACAACAACAACGGCACCCACCTACCGCCTCTACGCCCTCCCCACCACCCCGCCCAAACCGGGCCTCGTCCGCACCACCCCCGACAACGGCGCCACCGTCGAGACGGAGCTCTGGCACCTGCCCCCACAGGGCCTCGGCGCCCTGGTCGCCGCGCTCCCCCGCCCCATGGCGATCGGCGCCGTGGAGCTGGCCGACGGCACCACCGTCCCCGGTTTTCTCTGCGAGCCGGCCGCACTCGAAGGCGCCGAGGACATCACCTCGTACGGCGGCTGGCGGGCGTACAGGAAAGGTTGA
- a CDS encoding helix-turn-helix transcriptional regulator, with translation MATNAIDQTRRMLSLVTYLRERPGAHVSDVARAFGITEDELISDLDVLPMCGTSFRGGDLLDIDTDGDRIWWHNPDDVAEPLRLAADEATALLVAARAVSTLPGLREGDRQALLRATAKLEAAAGEAAGASSRLSVTFESEGGVFADVDRAIAERRRLWLRYYSPARDELTEREVDPIRLFAVGHTYMEAWCYLSEARRTFRLDRVAEIRLLDEASAPPELELRDLSEGLVQPSADDPEVVIEVGPGGRWVAEYYPHDSAEELADGGLRITLRTPDPTSLRRLALRLGREGRIVSPQYLADSAQHAAREALAAYDGQG, from the coding sequence GTGGCTACGAACGCGATCGACCAGACCCGTCGGATGCTCTCCCTCGTGACGTATCTGAGGGAGCGGCCCGGCGCCCACGTCAGTGATGTGGCGCGCGCCTTCGGGATCACGGAGGACGAGCTGATCTCGGACCTCGACGTACTGCCCATGTGCGGGACGAGCTTCCGCGGCGGCGACCTCCTGGACATCGACACCGACGGTGACCGGATCTGGTGGCACAACCCGGACGACGTGGCCGAGCCGCTGCGGCTGGCCGCCGACGAGGCGACCGCGCTCCTGGTGGCCGCCCGTGCCGTCTCCACGCTGCCCGGGCTGCGCGAGGGGGACCGGCAGGCGTTGCTGCGGGCCACGGCGAAGCTGGAGGCTGCGGCCGGGGAAGCGGCCGGGGCCAGCTCGCGGCTCTCGGTGACGTTCGAGTCCGAAGGCGGTGTCTTCGCCGACGTCGACCGGGCGATCGCGGAGCGTCGCCGGCTGTGGCTGCGCTACTACTCGCCCGCCCGTGACGAGCTGACCGAGCGCGAGGTGGACCCGATCCGGCTCTTCGCCGTCGGCCACACGTACATGGAGGCGTGGTGCTACCTCTCCGAGGCGCGGCGCACCTTCAGGCTCGACCGGGTGGCCGAGATCAGGCTGCTCGACGAGGCGTCGGCGCCGCCGGAGCTCGAGCTGCGTGATCTCTCCGAGGGGCTTGTGCAGCCCTCGGCGGACGATCCGGAGGTGGTGATCGAGGTCGGCCCCGGCGGGCGCTGGGTGGCCGAGTACTACCCGCACGACAGCGCGGAGGAGCTCGCCGACGGCGGGCTGCGGATCACTCTGCGTACGCCGGATCCCACGTCGCTGCGGCGTCTCGCGCTGCGTCTGGGCAGGGAGGGGCGCATCGTCTCGCCGCAGTACCTGGCGGACAGCGCACAGCATGCGGCCCGCGAGGCGCTCGCGGCCTACGACGGGCAGGGGTGA
- the tatC gene encoding twin-arginine translocase subunit TatC produces MLKSARKVERDPEGRMPLADHLRELRNRLAKGLLAILIITVIAAFFYNDIIEFLTKPILKSVGCTETYAQLAKHPESKQHCAQITINGLLQPFTLALKVSLMAGVVLASPVWLYQLWAFLAPGLHKAEKKYALGFVGAGFPLFLAGAYFAYAVLPTTAKVLIGFTPGGVDNLLPLDDLLDLVTRMVVVFGLAFEMPLLLVMLNFGGVVTGKRMIGWWRAMILGITVFAAVATPSTDPLSMLALSAPIWVLYFVACFISLFNDRRRQLRIAQEPDDDEASDLDLTPEDIGEMENVTTPSLPEQSDGGRSSRLNGYDDIT; encoded by the coding sequence TTGCTCAAGTCTGCCCGCAAAGTAGAGAGGGATCCCGAGGGGCGCATGCCGCTCGCGGATCACCTGCGCGAGCTGCGGAACCGGCTCGCGAAGGGTCTGCTGGCGATCCTGATCATCACGGTCATCGCCGCCTTCTTCTACAACGACATCATTGAGTTCCTCACCAAGCCGATCCTGAAGTCCGTCGGCTGCACTGAGACGTATGCCCAGCTCGCGAAGCATCCCGAGAGCAAGCAGCACTGCGCGCAGATCACCATCAACGGCCTGCTCCAGCCCTTCACGCTGGCGCTGAAGGTCTCCCTGATGGCCGGCGTCGTTCTCGCCTCGCCGGTCTGGCTCTACCAGCTGTGGGCGTTCCTCGCCCCCGGCCTGCACAAGGCCGAGAAGAAGTACGCGCTGGGCTTCGTCGGGGCCGGTTTCCCGCTGTTCCTCGCCGGTGCCTACTTCGCGTACGCGGTCCTGCCGACCACGGCCAAGGTCCTGATCGGCTTCACGCCGGGCGGCGTCGACAACCTGCTGCCGCTCGACGATCTGCTCGACCTGGTCACGCGCATGGTGGTCGTCTTCGGTCTCGCCTTCGAGATGCCGCTGCTTCTGGTGATGCTCAACTTCGGTGGAGTGGTCACGGGCAAGCGGATGATCGGCTGGTGGCGGGCGATGATCCTCGGCATCACGGTCTTCGCCGCAGTGGCCACGCCCAGCACGGATCCCCTGAGCATGCTCGCGCTGTCGGCCCCGATCTGGGTGCTGTACTTCGTGGCCTGTTTCATCTCCCTGTTCAACGACCGCCGACGGCAGCTGCGCATCGCGCAGGAGCCCGACGACGACGAGGCCTCCGACCTCGATCTCACCCCCGAGGACATCGGCGAGATGGAGAACGTGACCACACCCTCCCTGCCCGAGCAGTCCGACGGCGGACGATCGAGCAGGCTGAACGGTTACGACGACATCACCTGA
- a CDS encoding helix-turn-helix transcriptional regulator — MAIAKAERLMNLALCLLGTRRPLSKRELRESIEAYLEAGSDDSFNRMFERDKDDLRELGLVIETVENLDGEVGYLARRDSNRLPPVALDAEEAAALGLAAKVWQQARLAGAASGALQKLRAAGMPEADGPEAEGHSALEPRIPVHEAAFEPLMLACRDRRPVVFEYRKANAARPEPRQVEPWTLECWRGHWYLAGWDRDRGAERVFRLSRITGRVRSRAGAFTAEVPDVVTVRETVASWAGESATRSALIRLRKGAGYPLRSRATSVRERDGDWDELEIPYGHGLDAWLVEFGPDVVVVEPADLRADVVDRLRAVAKD, encoded by the coding sequence ATGGCGATTGCCAAGGCCGAGCGGCTGATGAATCTGGCGCTGTGCCTGCTGGGGACCCGCCGTCCGCTGTCCAAGCGTGAGTTGAGGGAGTCGATCGAGGCCTATCTGGAGGCCGGCTCCGACGATTCCTTCAACCGGATGTTCGAGCGCGACAAGGACGATCTGCGCGAGCTCGGCCTGGTGATCGAGACCGTGGAGAACCTCGACGGGGAGGTCGGCTATCTGGCCCGCCGCGACAGCAACAGGCTGCCGCCCGTCGCGCTGGACGCCGAGGAGGCGGCCGCCTTGGGGCTTGCCGCCAAGGTGTGGCAGCAGGCGCGTCTCGCGGGTGCGGCCAGTGGTGCGCTGCAGAAGCTGCGGGCCGCGGGGATGCCCGAGGCGGACGGTCCCGAGGCCGAGGGGCACAGCGCGCTGGAGCCGCGGATTCCGGTGCACGAGGCGGCGTTCGAGCCGCTGATGCTGGCCTGCCGCGACCGCCGTCCCGTCGTCTTCGAGTACCGCAAGGCCAATGCCGCCCGCCCCGAGCCCCGGCAGGTCGAGCCGTGGACGCTGGAGTGCTGGCGCGGGCACTGGTATCTCGCGGGCTGGGACCGCGACCGGGGCGCCGAGCGCGTCTTCCGGCTCTCGCGGATCACCGGCCGGGTCCGCTCGCGGGCGGGCGCCTTCACCGCCGAGGTCCCGGACGTGGTGACCGTACGGGAGACCGTGGCGAGCTGGGCGGGGGAGAGCGCGACGCGCTCCGCCCTGATCAGGCTCCGCAAGGGCGCCGGATATCCGCTGCGCTCACGGGCCACCTCGGTGCGTGAGCGTGACGGCGACTGGGACGAGCTGGAGATTCCGTACGGGCACGGGCTGGATGCCTGGCTGGTGGAGTTCGGCCCCGACGTGGTCGTGGTGGAGCCCGCTGATCTGCGGGCCGATGTGGTGGACCGGCTGCGCGCCGTGGCCAAGGACTGA
- a CDS encoding diacylglycerol kinase: MTSEITLFVNPTAGRGRGAHAAQPAASAFRAAGFSVTTVLGEDAADALRRARAAVASGTGALIAVGGDGMVNLALQAVAGTRTPLGVVAVGTGNDFARTLGLPVRDPAAAGRLAAEALSGGVMRDVDLGRVGERWFGTVLASGFDSRVNDRGNRMRWPRGRFKYDAAMLVELAGLKAIPYKVSFDDGPLETVEATLIAVGNGTSYGGGMRMCAGAELDDGLFDVTVVGACSRTELIKVFPRVYRGTHLSHRVVTVHRVRKVQLEAADVTGYADGEPLGALPLTAECVPGAVRVLGR; encoded by the coding sequence GTGACCAGCGAGATCACCCTCTTCGTCAATCCCACCGCGGGACGCGGCCGGGGCGCGCATGCCGCGCAGCCGGCCGCTTCCGCGTTCCGGGCCGCCGGATTCTCCGTGACCACCGTCCTCGGTGAGGACGCCGCGGACGCACTGCGCCGGGCCCGGGCGGCCGTCGCCTCCGGCACCGGGGCGCTGATCGCCGTCGGCGGCGACGGCATGGTCAATCTGGCGCTGCAGGCCGTTGCCGGGACGCGGACCCCGCTCGGGGTCGTCGCGGTGGGCACCGGCAACGACTTCGCCCGGACGCTCGGTCTTCCCGTACGGGACCCGGCGGCGGCAGGGCGCCTGGCCGCCGAGGCCCTTTCCGGCGGTGTGATGCGCGACGTCGATCTGGGGCGGGTCGGGGAGCGCTGGTTCGGGACCGTGCTCGCCTCCGGGTTCGACTCGCGGGTCAATGACCGGGGCAACCGGATGCGGTGGCCGCGCGGGCGGTTCAAGTACGACGCGGCGATGCTCGTGGAGCTGGCCGGGCTGAAGGCGATCCCGTACAAGGTCTCCTTCGACGACGGTCCCCTGGAGACGGTCGAGGCGACGCTGATCGCGGTCGGGAACGGGACGTCGTACGGCGGCGGCATGCGGATGTGCGCCGGGGCCGAGCTCGACGACGGGCTCTTCGACGTGACGGTCGTCGGCGCGTGCTCGCGCACCGAGCTGATCAAGGTCTTCCCGAGGGTGTACCGGGGGACGCATCTGAGCCACCGCGTCGTCACCGTGCACCGGGTGCGCAAGGTACAGCTGGAGGCGGCCGACGTGACCGGGTACGCGGACGGCGAACCGCTGGGGGCGCTGCCGCTGACCGCCGAGTGCGTGCCGGGTGCTGTGCGGGTTCTGGGCCGGTAA
- a CDS encoding FKBP-type peptidyl-prolyl cis-trans isomerase, with the protein MSIEKPEIDFPGGEAPTELKIRDLWEGDGAEAKAGDTVSVHYVGVAFSSGEEFDASWNRGTPLQFRLGVGQVISGWDQGVQGMKVGGRRELIIPAHLAYGDRGAGGAIKPGETLIFVCDLVAV; encoded by the coding sequence GTGAGCATCGAGAAGCCCGAGATCGACTTTCCGGGTGGCGAAGCGCCGACCGAACTGAAGATCAGGGACCTCTGGGAGGGTGACGGCGCGGAGGCCAAGGCCGGGGACACCGTCTCCGTCCACTACGTGGGTGTGGCCTTCTCCTCCGGCGAAGAGTTCGACGCCTCCTGGAACCGCGGCACCCCGCTGCAGTTCCGGCTCGGTGTCGGCCAGGTCATCTCCGGCTGGGACCAGGGCGTCCAGGGCATGAAGGTCGGCGGCCGTCGCGAGCTGATCATTCCCGCGCACCTCGCCTACGGCGACCGCGGTGCCGGCGGTGCCATCAAGCCCGGCGAGACGCTGATCTTCGTCTGCGACCTGGTCGCGGTCTGA